The Chondrinema litorale nucleotide sequence TTCTTTTGATTCTTTGAAAAAGAACATTACCAAAAGTTTAAACATATCTATATCCATAACAAAAATTCTGGTGAGAATGTCTTGATTTAACTTTTTGACAATTTGTGAAATTGTTGCATATACTTTAAAATGTTGCAGGCAAGACTAATAATTTCATCAATAGCATGTGAATGCGTCTATTATCTCTCAAAACAAGGTCTTCAACTCCTTTATTAAGCCTACGCTATTTTTTAATTAACCCCTAGCTAGCATTTTTACCAATTATAATAGATTGTAGAGGTCTACTGTTGAAAAGCCACACAAAGGTTAAGGATTATTATTAGTATATAGGGCATTTTCATAAAAAAAGTTTGGATAAAAAATTAGGTTGTTATACTATCAAAAAAGAATTCTCACATTACAATTAAGATAGTATGAAACAACCTAAAAAAACGAAACTAGTAGTTATTACCAAAAATTACAAGAATTGTTGGACATGAGAGACAATAGAGGTAAGAGACATGATCAAGCTTTTGTACTTTATTGTTTTTTATATAGTATGTTACGTTTAACAGGTCATATTACAGTTTCTTCAGTGCACAGAATGATGGAAAAAGAATATACTTATCTAGCTAATGAATTGGGATTAGTAGTTCACAAATGTATTTCTCGGAGTCAACTTGGTAGACTATTAGAGCTACTCGACTTTCATTCCTATAACCAATTAAGTAGTTAAGAAAAAGAAATCGAGTATTTAGATCCATAATTCTGAAGGATTTCAATAATCTTTTGGTATAGAGTATTTTGGGATTGATAATCATTCGTCTCCAACCAATAATATTTCATTTGCTTCCATTTCATGGCGACCATAATATCTCTATTTTATTGAGTTCAGGGCTGTAGGCAGGTATAAATTGTAGGTAAAGCCCTTTTTCACGCCATTCTGATAACTTTTCTTTTACAATTTTTGCTTTGTGTACTGGTGCATTCCATGCCGGACGTTATCTAATACAACTACGGTTTTTTTATTGATTCTGTCACTTAAATTAGATAATACTTCAACCACTGTTTTTGCTGTACATGCCTCTGGCATTATATAACCGTAAAAGCTTTGTCTGTGGATATTAAGTGTTCCCAAAACTGTCCAATTAGTTGAACTACGTTTAGCAGGAAGCAAAATTTGCTGTCCTATCAGTTGCCAACCATAAGGCACATTGGGGTTTAAGTTAAAACCTGATGCGTCCATAAATATCAAATCTATTATTCCTTCCTTTGCCTGTTGATCTAGACAGCTTAATTCTAACTTGAAAAACTCAAAAAGTACTTCATCTCTTTCTGGTTTTAAGCTCTTTCGATAGCGCTTCCATACCAGTTTATTTCTTTTGAAAATACACTTTAATGTTTCTACATGGCAACTTTTACCTGTACTAGTAATCACTTCTTGAAGAAATACTTTTATCCTTTGGATGCCCAAACAGGCTCTTTGGATCATTTTTTTTCTTCTGTTTCTGTATAAATACGTCTTCGACCACTTTTAGGAAGATTAGCCAAGTTGTTCATTTTTCCTTGATCCCATCGGTTGAACCAACGAGATATTGTATCTCGATTTACTTCTAATATATCTACGATTTGCTCCATAGTATAGCCTTTTATACTCAGCAATAAACCTTCTATGCGAACAGATTCCTGTCGGCTCATTGGTTTTTTAAGTTGAGATTTTAATAATTCAACTTCTTCTTTACTTGCTTTGATAAATCGATGTTGTCTCATAACTCAAAGCTACACATTTTTTAAATGCTTTATTTCTTTTATGTAGTTACTTAAATGAAGACTTTTTTGGAATAAGCATTAGCCATCAACATAAAAATGGTATTGACTCTTGGTTTGCTATTGATGGGAAGCGGCTGCAAGCGGAGTTACGAGGAAGCATAGATGGAGTTGCAGGGCAAAAACGGTCTGAAAATATAGTAAGAATACTTAATCATCATGATAGTAGTAGCAAAGTCATTTGTTATTATGATGGCTCAAAGAGTTCTGAAAAAACATTGGTAAAAACATATTTTGAAAACCAAAAGTCA carries:
- a CDS encoding transposase codes for the protein MVKEKLSEWREKGLYLQFIPAYSPELNKIEILWSP
- a CDS encoding transposase, with product MIQRACLGIQRIKVFLQEVITSTGKSCHVETLKCIFKRNKLVWKRYRKSLKPERDEVLFEFFKLELSCLDQQAKEGIIDLIFMDASGFNLNPNVPYGWQLIGQQILLPAKRSSTNWTVLGTLNIHRQSFYGYIMPEACTAKTVVEVLSNLSDRINKKTVVVLDNVRHGMHQYTKQKL
- a CDS encoding helix-turn-helix domain-containing protein, whose product is MRQHRFIKASKEEVELLKSQLKKPMSRQESVRIEGLLLSIKGYTMEQIVDILEVNRDTISRWFNRWDQGKMNNLANLPKSGRRRIYTETEEKK